Proteins co-encoded in one Candidatus Glassbacteria bacterium genomic window:
- a CDS encoding glutamate-5-semialdehyde dehydrogenase yields MSEIMQLVERMGQAGREAAARLVVASTGEKNRALEAVAVALEENRAEIQAENEKDLAAGRENGLTGAMLDRLALSDKRIDSMIDGVREVIGLPDPVGGTFDSRDRPNGLRICRMRVPIGVIGIIYESRPNVTVDAGALTLKSGNAVILRGGSEAINSNLVLARVMSAAVESAGLPAATVQLVPTVDRQAVGEMLRADKYIDLIIPRGGEALIRRVVENSTIPVIKHYNGICHVYVDGEADLEMAAEVAFNAKVQRPGVCNAMETLLVDSAVADRFLPGLAGRMEEAGVELRGCERTRALVPSAGSATEQDWRTEYLDMILSVRVVDGLDAAVEHIEKYGSHHTDAIITRNKDTAKKFVCRVDSSSVMVNTSTRFSDGAQYGLGAEIGISTDKLHARGPMGLVELTTYKWVVTGEGQLRE; encoded by the coding sequence ATGAGCGAGATCATGCAACTGGTAGAGCGGATGGGACAGGCGGGACGGGAGGCCGCCGCGCGGCTGGTAGTGGCATCGACCGGCGAGAAGAACAGGGCGCTTGAGGCGGTGGCCGTGGCGCTGGAGGAAAACCGGGCGGAAATCCAGGCCGAGAACGAAAAAGACCTGGCCGCTGGGCGCGAGAACGGGCTGACAGGGGCGATGCTGGACAGGCTGGCTCTGAGCGACAAGCGGATCGACTCGATGATCGACGGGGTGCGCGAGGTGATCGGCCTGCCCGATCCGGTCGGCGGTACGTTCGACAGCCGGGACCGTCCCAACGGCCTGCGGATCTGCCGGATGCGGGTTCCGATCGGGGTTATCGGGATTATCTACGAATCGCGGCCCAACGTGACTGTCGACGCCGGCGCGCTGACACTCAAGAGCGGTAACGCCGTGATCCTGCGCGGGGGAAGCGAGGCGATCAACAGCAACCTGGTCCTGGCCCGCGTGATGAGTGCGGCTGTCGAGTCCGCCGGCCTGCCGGCGGCCACTGTCCAGCTCGTTCCCACTGTTGACCGCCAGGCCGTGGGCGAGATGCTGAGAGCGGACAAATATATCGACCTGATTATCCCCCGCGGCGGCGAGGCGCTTATCCGCCGGGTGGTGGAAAACAGCACGATTCCGGTGATCAAGCATTACAACGGGATCTGCCACGTGTACGTGGACGGCGAAGCCGACCTGGAGATGGCCGCCGAGGTGGCGTTCAACGCCAAGGTCCAGCGCCCCGGCGTCTGCAACGCGATGGAGACCCTGCTGGTGGACAGCGCGGTGGCCGACCGGTTTCTCCCCGGCCTTGCCGGGCGCATGGAGGAAGCGGGCGTGGAACTTCGCGGCTGCGAGCGTACCCGTGCGCTGGTGCCCTCTGCCGGCTCAGCCACCGAGCAGGACTGGCGCACCGAGTACCTGGACATGATTCTGAGTGTCAGGGTTGTCGATGGGCTGGACGCGGCGGTGGAGCATATCGAGAAATACGGCTCGCACCACACCGACGCCATTATTACCCGCAATAAGGACACTGCGAAAAAATTTGTCTGCAGGGTGGACAGCAGCTCGGTGATGGTCAATACCAGCACGCGGTTCAGCGATGGCGCCCAGTACGGCCTCGGCGCTGAAATCGGTATCTCCACCGACAAGCTCCACGCCCGCGGCCCGATGGGTCTCGTGGAACTGACCACCTACAAATGGGTGGTCACCGGAGAAGGGCAGCTCAGGGAGTGA
- a CDS encoding pectate lyase precursor, with translation MGGHRRRAAQGVTSQKAFVIGSVFTLLVGIAPEAASAEIPAFPGAEGFAGTTPGGRGGKVIHVTNLNTDGPGSLQAALSTPGPRIVVFDTSGVIPGTVYLDYGQVTIAGQSAPGAGITIKGLIATDHVPRGRKIEDVVIRFLRIRPDPNEKLNQSGDGIRISHARRVMLDHLSIAWGSDETIDVFTASDVTVQWCTVDEGDTTGHEEGVHNYGLIQGPNGHRISVHHNLFAHHKRRNPAVANGPADVINNVVYNFRDGFLHDNATNAIAFNIIGNYYKRGPSDPQIFPFCFRDGGHYYLRDNWIEGTGMIQDPWAEKDKHPGLAYYAAKGDKAERPSPTPGITTHDPREAYELVLARAGCFPRDILTREVIEDVKAGTGSWGRRNIPDLMAGLIAATKPPDTDNDGMPDEWEKLNGLDAEDPFDYNKQRPSGYTAIEEYLNQLAHRLVGN, from the coding sequence ATGGGTGGTCACCGGAGAAGGGCAGCTCAGGGAGTGACCTCGCAAAAGGCTTTCGTGATTGGTTCTGTTTTTACCTTGCTGGTCGGGATAGCGCCAGAGGCTGCTTCAGCCGAAATCCCCGCGTTCCCCGGCGCGGAGGGTTTCGCCGGCACGACCCCCGGCGGCCGCGGCGGGAAAGTGATCCATGTCACCAATCTCAACACCGATGGCCCTGGCAGCCTTCAGGCCGCGCTCAGCACTCCGGGTCCCCGCATTGTCGTGTTCGACACCAGCGGCGTGATCCCCGGCACTGTCTATCTGGACTACGGGCAGGTGACGATTGCCGGTCAGAGCGCGCCGGGAGCTGGAATCACGATCAAGGGACTGATCGCCACCGACCACGTGCCGCGCGGCCGCAAGATCGAGGACGTGGTGATCCGTTTCCTGCGTATCCGCCCCGACCCCAACGAAAAACTTAACCAGAGCGGTGACGGGATCAGGATTTCCCATGCCCGCCGGGTGATGCTGGACCATCTCAGTATCGCCTGGGGCAGTGATGAGACTATCGACGTGTTCACCGCCAGCGATGTCACGGTCCAGTGGTGCACGGTGGACGAGGGCGACACCACCGGCCACGAGGAGGGCGTGCACAACTACGGATTGATCCAGGGCCCCAACGGGCACCGGATTTCGGTCCACCACAACCTGTTCGCCCATCACAAGCGCCGCAACCCGGCAGTGGCCAATGGCCCGGCCGATGTGATCAACAACGTGGTCTATAATTTCCGAGATGGTTTCCTGCACGATAACGCCACCAACGCAATCGCGTTCAATATCATCGGCAACTACTACAAGCGCGGCCCCAGCGATCCGCAAATTTTCCCGTTCTGCTTCCGCGACGGCGGACACTACTACCTTCGCGATAACTGGATCGAGGGCACGGGTATGATCCAGGACCCGTGGGCCGAAAAGGACAAGCACCCCGGCCTGGCCTATTACGCGGCAAAAGGCGACAAGGCGGAGAGGCCGTCGCCCACACCCGGGATCACCACTCACGATCCACGGGAAGCCTATGAGCTGGTGCTGGCGCGCGCCGGCTGCTTTCCGCGCGATATCCTTACCCGCGAGGTGATCGAGGATGTAAAAGCAGGGACCGGAAGCTGGGGCCGCCGCAATATACCGGATCTGATGGCCGGGCTGATAGCGGCTACGAAACCGCCGGATACCGACAACGACGGGATGCCAGATGAATGGGAGAAGTTGAACGGCCTGGATGCGGAAGACCCCTTCGATTATAACAAACAGAGGCCCTCGGGCTACACCGCGATCGAGGAATACCTGAACCAGCTCGCCCATCGGCTGGTGGGCAATTAG